The following coding sequences are from one Sesamum indicum cultivar Zhongzhi No. 13 linkage group LG11, S_indicum_v1.0, whole genome shotgun sequence window:
- the LOC105174199 gene encoding ubiquitin carboxyl-terminal hydrolase 8-like: protein MSRSLRRLTIITAITKALLHFPSLSQLYNKSTHFIPPLLRRFLAKSIRFMDSLLFSQEDDDLFSTPFDHSFLPPSFSDPGESVFLVSFRWWKEAVSGGALVDGVAGVLYTATIQLDGAGDEEEAIGGFGDSEILVGMSREGEVGISGDEGVSCGQGDLALVSEWMFFTALKWHYDKQDEESILPGEDSANDLFSLQIRLFYAKETSQLVIKISQKDNQVGAFDKAYSVFCTNSGMLQVWDFSGQTNQLFVNDRISSIYSGQSNDEILLELQIYGFSCTIDEKERRKEDIGMEHSRIGGPLPSSSVRMNGSVDTVDLFSRDLPSSAVDSGFYGTGALGLTGLYNLGNTCFMNSAIQCLVHTPKLVEYFLGNFRKDLNFDNPLGMKGKLAIAFGDLLRKLWAPGATPVAPRMFKSTISSFAPQFSGYNQHDSQEFLSFLLDGLHEDLNRVKRKPYIQAKDEDGRPDEEVADEYWENHLSRNNSIIVDLCQGQYRSTLVCPICKKLSITFDPFMYLSLPLPSSTLRKMTLTVLSTDGTTLPHPVTVTVPENGTSKDLVEALGTACSLRGDETLLIAEIYNTSILRILDDPDDSIELIRDYDQLVAYRLPKAMDGSSLVVFTHQQEEKCHYRSYRDVTAADQVHGPTGSEIHNEFLKLIRPFLLPGDDFLSDGASRKSAHEDEEIEDTVWDEAVNSNNESESDSDAQRDFEFFLESRTSYSSGFKIQSDEPVPVSKPDQPIKVLVSWPEKMIQDYDTSILSVLPEVCKPASMSKWTHDSISLYKCVETFLKEEPLGPDDMWYCPNCKEHRQASKKLDLWRLPEILVIHLKRFSYTRFLKNKLETFVDFPIDDFDLSNYVIQKNNSDCHRYKLYAVSNHYGGMGGGHYTAFAKHRLKRWYEFDDSHVFPVTEEQIKTQAAYVLFYKRI, encoded by the exons ATGAGCCGTAGCCTGAGACGACTCACCATTATCACAGCCATAACCAAAGCCCTTCTCCATTTCCCATCTCTTTCCCAACTCTACAACAAATCCACCCACTTCATTCCCCCTCTCCTCCGCCGTTTTCTCGCCAAATCAATCCGCTTCATGGACTCCCTTCTCTTTTCCCAGGAGGACGACGACCTTTTCTCCACCCCCTTCGACCACTCATTCTTGCCCCCCTCCTTCTCAGACCCTGGTGAATCTGTATTCCTTGTTTCTTTCAGGTGGTGGAAGGAGGCGGTGTCTGGCGGCGCCCTGGTCGATGGAGTTGCTGGAGTTCTGTATACTGCCACTATACAGTTGGATGGTGCTGGGGATGAGGAGGAGGCTATTGGGGGTTTTGGGGATTCGGAAATTTTGGTGGGTATGAGCAGAGAAGGTGAGGTTGGGATTAGTGGAGATGAAGGGGTTTCTTGTGGCCAGGGGGATTTGGCATTGGTGTCGGAGTGGATGTTCTTTACTGCTCTTAAATG GCATTATGACAAGCAGGATGAGGAAAGTATATTACCTGGAGAAGATAGTGCGAACGACTTGTTCTCTTTGCAGATCAGACTTTTCTATGCAAAAGAAACAAGCCAATTGGTCATAAAGATTAGCCAAAAG GACAATCAAGTCGGAGCTTTTGACAAAGCGTACAGTGTCTTTTGTACCAACTCTGGCATG TTGCAAGTCTGGGACTTCTCAGGGCAGACAAATCAGTTATTTGTTAACGACAGAATATCATCTATTTACTCAGGCCAGTCAAATGACGAG ATTCTCTTAGAATTGCAAATTTATGGCTTCTCTTGTACCATCGATGAGaaagaaaggagaaaagagGATATAGGAATGGAGCATTCTAGGATTGGTGGTCCTTTACCCAGTTCTTCGGTTAGGATGAATGGCAGTGTGGATACAGTGGATTTGTTCTCTAGAGATCTGCCATCGTCTGCAGTTGATAGTGGCTTTTACGGCACTGGAGCTTTGGGCTTGACTGGATTGTATAATCTTGGAAATACTTGTTTTATGAACAGTGCTATCCAGTGCTTGGTGCACACGCCAAAGCTAGttgaatattttcttgggaaCTTCAGGAAAgatctaaattttgataatcCACTGGGCATGAAA GGCAAGCTTGCTATAGCGTTTGGGGACTTACTTAGAAAGTTGTGGGCTCCAGGGGCAACACCAGTAGCTCCAAGGATGTTCAAGTCAACCATCTCTAGCTTTGCTCCTCAGTTTAGTGGTTACAATCAGCATGATTCCCAA GagtttctttcctttttgttgGATGGACTCCATGAAGATCTCAACCGTGTGAAAAGAAAACCTTACATACAGGCAAAAGATGAGGATGGCCGTCCAGATGAAGAAGTGGCAGATGAATATTGGGAAAACCATTTATCTCGAAACAATTCCATCATAGTTGATTTATGCCAA GGTCAATACCGGTCCACACTCGTTTGTCCCATTTGCAAAAAGTTGTCAATAACATTTGATCCCTTTATGTACCTGTCATTACCGCTCCCTTCTTCAACATTGCGAAAGATGACTTTGACAGTCTTGAGCACTGATGGAACTACTTTGCCACATCCAGTTACAGTAACAGTCCCTGAGAATGGGACCTCGAAAGATCTTGTTGAGGCCCTTGGTACAGCTTGTTCGCTAAGGGGTGATGAAACGCTATTAATTGCTGAG ATATACAATACTTCAATCCTTCGAATTTTGGATGATCCTGATGATTCAATTGAGCTAATTAGAGACTACGACCAACTTGTTGCCTATAGATTGCCAAAAGCCATGGATGGATCTTCTTTGGTTGTGTTTACACATCAACAGGAGGAGAAG TGCCACTATAGAAGTTATAGGGATGTCACAGCTGCTGATCAAGTGCATGGCCCT ACTG GATCTGAGATACATAATGAGTTTCTTAAGCTCATCAGACCCTTCTTACTTCCTGGTGATGATTTCTTGAGTGATGGTGCTTCAAGAAAGAGCGCCCATGAGGATGAAGAGATAGAGGATACAGTTTGGGATGAAGCTGTAAACTCAAACAATGAATCTGAAAGTGATTCAGATGCTCAACGCgactttgaattttttttggaaagtCGCACTTCTTACTCAAGTGGCTTCAAGATACAGAGTGATGAACCAGTGCCTGTATCAAAACCTGACCAGCCAATTAAAGTGCTGGTTTCTTGGCCCGAAAAAATGATCCAAGACTATGATACTTCAATCCTGAGCGTGTTGCCAGAAGTCTGTAAACCTGCATCGATGTCAAAATGGACTCACGATTCCATTTCACTCTATAAATGTGTCGAGACCTTCTTGAAAGAGGAGCCTCTTGGACCAGATGACATGTG GTACTGTCCTAATTGCAAGGAGCATAGACAGGCCAGCAAAAAGCTGGATCTTTGGAGATTACCGGAGATTCTGGTCATTCATTTGAAAAGATTTTCATACACtagatttttgaaaaacaagCTGGAAACTTTTGTGGACTTCCCCATCGACGACTTTGATCTCTctaattatgtaattcaaaAGAATAACTCAGATTGCCATCGTTACAAGTTATATGCTGTGAGTAATCATTATGGTGGAATGGGCGGCGGTCATTATACTGCCTTTGCCAAA CATAGGCTGAAACGATGGTATGAGTTTGATGACAGCCATGTCTTCCCAGTTACTGAGGAGCAGATAAAGACACAAGCAGCCTATGTCCTCTTCTACAAGAGAATCTAA